In a genomic window of Callithrix jacchus isolate 240 chromosome 22, calJac240_pri, whole genome shotgun sequence:
- the ZNF653 gene encoding zinc finger protein 653 isoform X3, whose translation MQVGAGPGALFENVPQEALGEVVASCPMPGMVPGSQVIIIAGPGYDALTAEGIHLNMAAGSGAPGTGLGEEVPCAMMEGVAAYTQTEPEGSQPSTTDATAVVSIETKKEKEDLCLLKKEEKEEPVAPELATTVLESTEPAAEVDGGELDGSDMSAIIYEIPKEPEKRRRSKRSRVTDADGLLEMFHCPYEGCSQVYVALSSFQNHVNLVHRKGKTKVCPHPGCGKKFYLSNHLRRHMIIHSGVREFTCETCGKSFKRKNHLEVHRRTHTGETPLQCEICGYQCRQRASLNWHMKKHTAEVQYNFTCDRCGKRFEKLDSVKFHTLKSHPDHKPT comes from the exons ATGCAAGTGGGTGCGGGCCCCGGCGCCCTCTTTGAGAATGTGCCTCAGGAGGCCCTGGGTGAGGTAGTGGCCAGCTGCcccatgccaggcatggtgcctggcTCACAGGTGATCATCATCGCAGGCCCTGGCTATGACGCTCTCACAGCTGAGGGCATTCACCTCAACATGGCGGCAGGCAGCGGTGCCCCTGGCACTGGCCTGGGCGAGGAGGTGCCCTGTGCCATGATGGAGGGCGTGGCGGCCTACACCCAGACAGAGCCTGAGGGCAGCCAGCCCAGCACCACGGATGCCACTGCTGTAGTGAGCATCGAGACCAAGAAAG AGAAGGAGGACCTGTGCTTGCtcaagaaggaggagaaggaggagcctGTAGCCCCGGAGCTGGCAACGACAGTACTTGAGAGCACAGAGCCTGCAGCAGAGGTGGACGGTGGGGAGCTGGACGGCAGCGACATGTCAGCCATCATCTATGAGATCCCCAAGGAGCCCGAGAA GAGGCGGCGGAGCAAGCGGTCGCGGGTGACGGACGCTGACGGTCTGCTCGAGATGTTCCACTGCCCATACGAGGGCTGCAGCCAAGTTTATGTGGCCCTCAGCAGCTTCCAG AACCACGTCAATCTTGTTCATCGGAAAGGGAAGACCAAAGTGTGTCCTCATCCTGGCTGCGGCAAGAAGTTCTATTTATCCAACCACCTGCGGCGGCACATGATCATTCATTCAG GTGTCCGTGAATTCACCTGTGAGACCTGCGGCAAGTCCTTCAAGAGGAAGAACCACCTGGAGGTACATCGGCGCACGCACACCGGCGAGACCCCCCTGCA GTGCGAGATCTGTGGCTACCAGTGCCGGCAGCGCGCGTCGCTCAACTGGCACATGAAGAAGCACACGGCAGAGGTGCAGTACAACTTCACGTGTGATCGCTGCGGGAAGCGCTTTGAGAAGCTGGACAGCGTCAAGTTCCACACGCTCAAAAGCCACCCAGACCACAAGCCCACCTGA